A window of the Halobacterium hubeiense genome harbors these coding sequences:
- the trpA gene encoding tryptophan synthase subunit alpha, giving the protein MTRSEIRDAFADEPALVSYVAAGDPSAEATKEYVQALVDGGTDVVELGLPFSEPVAEGTTIQNAIKRALDAGMTPDAYLDLVRELDVEVPVVCMTYYNLIYQYGSEPGPEEFVEAAADAGISGFVVPDLPVNESEAMYEACREHGLDLIFIVAPTTTPERLESMLDRTTGFVYVQGRLGTTGARDEVSADTPEALERLQDADVPKAVGFGISSGEQAREVVASGADGVIVGSAYVDIIAEGVEDDLSTAEVADRLEALAAELKAGARKGLPEPERK; this is encoded by the coding sequence GTGACCCGCAGCGAGATTCGCGACGCGTTCGCCGACGAACCCGCGCTCGTCTCCTACGTCGCCGCCGGCGACCCGAGCGCGGAAGCCACGAAGGAGTACGTGCAGGCGCTCGTGGACGGCGGCACGGACGTCGTGGAACTCGGCCTGCCGTTCTCGGAGCCTGTCGCGGAGGGCACCACGATTCAGAACGCCATCAAGCGCGCGCTCGACGCCGGGATGACGCCGGACGCCTACCTCGACCTCGTGCGCGAGCTGGACGTCGAGGTGCCGGTCGTCTGCATGACGTACTACAACCTCATCTACCAGTACGGTAGCGAGCCCGGCCCCGAGGAGTTCGTCGAAGCGGCCGCGGACGCGGGTATCTCCGGGTTCGTCGTCCCCGACCTCCCCGTGAACGAGTCCGAGGCGATGTACGAGGCGTGCCGCGAGCACGGTCTCGACCTGATTTTCATCGTGGCGCCGACGACGACGCCCGAGCGCCTCGAATCGATGCTCGACCGCACCACCGGGTTCGTCTACGTGCAGGGGCGCCTCGGCACGACGGGCGCCCGCGACGAGGTGAGCGCGGACACGCCCGAGGCGCTCGAACGCCTGCAGGACGCCGACGTCCCGAAGGCCGTCGGGTTCGGCATCTCGTCGGGCGAGCAGGCCCGCGAGGTCGTCGCCAGCGGCGCCGACGGCGTCATCGTCGGGAGCGCGTACGTGGACATCATCGCCGAGGGCGTCGAGGACGACCTCTCCACGGCGGAGGTGGCCGACCGCCTCGAAGCGCTCGCCGCGGAACTCAAAGCGGGGGCGCGGAAGGGCCTGCCCGAACCGGAACGCAAATAG
- a CDS encoding 3-dehydroquinate synthase II, with amino-acid sequence MTRSVWLKADDAVGDWETRKRRITAGLEAGVDWVLVDAADVERVRELGSVNVAAFRTDDGDVIEEADSEAAAEPDAYVVGKDGEGDGTVDLPEDFSGSADLSAVRRGNADAAYVRILDERYEAFAEEAAQDAEHTIVVGEDWTIIPLENLIARIGEETTLVAGVESAAEAETAFETLDIGADAVLLDSGDPDEIRRTVQARDAAERERLDLAWVTVTEVEEAGSADRVCVDTGSLMDDDEGMLVGSMSRGLFFVHAETAESPYVASRPFRVNAGAVHAYVRTPDGGTKYLAELSSGDEVQVVDREGHTRTAVVGRAKIEKRPMFRVEAETESGDRIETLLQNAETIKVSTREGRTAVTDLDEGDEILAYLEEGGRHFGEAIDERIIEQ; translated from the coding sequence ATGACACGGTCCGTCTGGCTGAAAGCCGACGACGCGGTCGGAGACTGGGAGACGCGCAAGCGACGCATCACGGCCGGCCTCGAAGCCGGCGTCGACTGGGTGCTCGTCGACGCCGCGGACGTCGAGCGCGTCCGCGAACTCGGGTCGGTGAACGTCGCGGCGTTCCGCACGGACGACGGCGACGTCATCGAGGAAGCCGACAGCGAGGCGGCCGCCGAGCCGGACGCGTACGTCGTCGGGAAGGACGGCGAAGGCGACGGCACGGTCGACCTGCCGGAGGACTTCTCGGGGAGCGCGGACCTCTCGGCGGTCCGCCGCGGGAACGCCGACGCCGCCTACGTCCGCATCCTCGACGAGCGCTACGAGGCGTTCGCCGAGGAGGCCGCACAGGACGCCGAGCACACCATCGTCGTCGGCGAGGACTGGACCATCATCCCGCTGGAGAACCTCATCGCGCGCATCGGCGAGGAGACCACGCTCGTCGCGGGCGTCGAGTCCGCCGCCGAGGCCGAGACCGCCTTCGAGACGCTGGACATCGGCGCCGACGCCGTACTGCTGGACAGCGGCGACCCCGACGAGATTCGCCGCACCGTGCAGGCGCGGGACGCCGCCGAGCGCGAGCGCCTCGACCTCGCGTGGGTCACCGTCACAGAAGTTGAAGAGGCCGGGAGCGCGGACCGCGTCTGCGTCGACACGGGCAGCCTGATGGACGACGACGAGGGGATGCTCGTCGGCTCCATGAGCCGCGGGCTGTTCTTCGTGCACGCCGAGACCGCCGAGTCGCCGTACGTCGCCTCGCGGCCGTTCCGCGTGAACGCCGGCGCCGTCCACGCCTACGTGCGGACGCCCGACGGCGGCACGAAGTACCTCGCAGAGCTCTCTAGTGGCGACGAGGTGCAGGTCGTCGACCGCGAGGGCCACACGCGGACCGCGGTGGTCGGGCGCGCGAAAATCGAGAAGCGGCCGATGTTCCGCGTCGAGGCCGAGACCGAGTCCGGCGACCGCATCGAGACGCTGCTCCAGAACGCCGAGACCATCAAGGTCTCCACGCGCGAGGGCCGCACCGCCGTCACGGACCTCGACGAGGGCGACGAGATCCTGGCCTACCTCGAAGAGGGCGGCCGCCACTTCGGCGAAGCCATCGACGAGCGCATCATCGAACAGTAG
- a CDS encoding nicotinamide-nucleotide adenylyltransferase — protein sequence MTRGFYIGRFQPYHNGHHRVVEQIATEVDELVVGIGSAGDSHSTRNPFTAGERIMMITKSLVDFDLVTYAVPIEDLDRNAVWVSHVQSMSPNFDVAYSNNPLVIRLFDEAGIEVRQSPMFERDVLEGTEIRRRMAEGGDWRELVPKPVADVIDEIDGVDRIQKVSDTDAGDTPAE from the coding sequence ATGACCCGCGGGTTCTACATCGGTCGCTTCCAGCCGTACCACAACGGCCACCACCGCGTCGTCGAGCAGATTGCCACCGAGGTCGACGAGCTCGTCGTCGGCATCGGGAGCGCCGGCGACTCCCACAGCACCCGGAACCCGTTCACCGCGGGCGAGCGCATCATGATGATAACGAAGTCGCTGGTGGACTTCGACCTCGTGACGTACGCCGTCCCCATCGAGGACTTGGACCGGAACGCGGTCTGGGTGAGCCACGTCCAGTCGATGAGCCCAAACTTCGACGTGGCGTACTCGAACAATCCTCTCGTGATTCGGCTGTTCGACGAGGCCGGCATCGAGGTCCGCCAGTCCCCGATGTTCGAGCGCGACGTCCTCGAGGGCACCGAGATTCGGCGCCGGATGGCGGAGGGCGGCGACTGGCGCGAGCTCGTTCCGAAGCCGGTCGCGGACGTCATCGACGAGATAGACGGCGTCGACCGCATCCAGAAGGTCAGCGACACGGACGCGGGCGACACCCCCGCCGAGTAG
- a CDS encoding type I 3-dehydroquinate dehydratase, which yields MDFEEFVLAAPVSDLDDEVAAREHADAVEFRMDLADDPLEGLDDYDGELPVIATNRAEWEGGEADEDGRIDALAEAARTDFVAAIDVELAALTEADGEGAEALAAARAEDTATIVSVHDFEGTPEMGVLAELLGEACSLGDVGKLAVTAEDGGDALDLLRVTHEFNAVDAPVATMAMGEAGRHTRAVAPLYGSRIGYAPADPENATAPGQYDAATLRTLVDNLR from the coding sequence ATGGACTTCGAGGAGTTCGTGCTGGCGGCGCCCGTCTCCGACCTCGACGACGAGGTGGCCGCCCGCGAGCACGCCGACGCCGTCGAGTTCCGGATGGACCTCGCCGACGACCCGCTAGAGGGCCTTGACGACTACGACGGCGAGCTCCCAGTCATCGCGACGAACCGCGCGGAGTGGGAGGGCGGCGAGGCCGACGAGGACGGCCGCATCGACGCGCTCGCGGAGGCCGCGCGCACCGACTTCGTGGCCGCCATCGACGTCGAGCTCGCGGCGCTCACCGAGGCGGACGGCGAGGGCGCGGAGGCGCTGGCGGCCGCGCGCGCCGAGGACACCGCGACCATCGTCTCCGTCCACGACTTCGAGGGGACGCCGGAGATGGGCGTGCTCGCGGAGTTGCTGGGCGAGGCGTGCTCGCTGGGGGACGTCGGGAAGCTCGCGGTCACCGCCGAGGACGGCGGGGACGCGCTGGATCTGCTGCGCGTCACCCACGAGTTCAACGCCGTGGACGCGCCCGTCGCGACGATGGCGATGGGGGAGGCGGGCCGGCACACGCGCGCGGTCGCGCCGCTGTACGGCTCCCGCATCGGGTACGCGCCCGCCGACCCCGAGAACGCGACCGCGCCCGGCCAGTACGACGCCGCGACGCTGCGCACGCTCGTGGACAACCTCCGGTAG
- a CDS encoding SAM hydrolase/SAM-dependent halogenase family protein, with protein MITLSSDFGTPYPAAMKGVVLQSTDARLVDVAHDFPRQDVRATAFWLREVLPYFPPAVHLVVVDPGVGTDRKAVVVRAGRHAVVAPDNGVAIPAARRLAEDVEVFEIEVEDPASSTFHGRDVFAPAAADVHERGVEVFDDYPGYEPLEDYATVEFPDPDLTGDVLRGEVLVVDGFGNAITNLPGRVVEDRFGDSVRVNRDRVRVEPSYAHVDPGERVVTVGSHGNVELAVNRGRGDDAFGVDPGSPVELSL; from the coding sequence ATGATAACGCTGAGTTCCGACTTCGGGACGCCGTACCCGGCGGCGATGAAGGGTGTGGTCCTCCAGTCGACGGACGCGCGCCTCGTGGACGTCGCGCACGACTTCCCGCGGCAGGACGTGCGCGCGACGGCGTTCTGGCTGCGCGAGGTGCTGCCGTACTTCCCGCCGGCGGTCCACCTCGTCGTCGTCGACCCGGGCGTCGGCACCGACCGGAAGGCGGTGGTCGTGCGCGCCGGCCGTCACGCCGTCGTCGCGCCGGACAACGGCGTCGCGATTCCCGCGGCGCGACGGCTCGCCGAGGACGTGGAGGTGTTCGAAATCGAAGTCGAGGACCCCGCGAGTTCGACGTTCCACGGCCGGGACGTGTTCGCGCCCGCCGCCGCGGACGTCCACGAGCGCGGCGTCGAGGTATTCGACGACTACCCGGGCTACGAGCCGCTCGAGGACTACGCGACCGTCGAGTTCCCCGACCCGGACCTCACGGGCGACGTGCTGCGCGGCGAGGTGCTGGTCGTGGACGGCTTCGGGAACGCCATCACGAATCTCCCGGGGCGCGTCGTCGAGGACCGCTTCGGTGACTCCGTGCGCGTGAACCGCGACCGCGTGCGGGTCGAGCCCTCGTACGCGCACGTCGACCCCGGCGAGCGCGTCGTGACCGTCGGTAGCCACGGGAACGTCGAACTCGCCGTGAACCGCGGGCGCGGCGACGACGCGTTCGGCGTCGACCCCGGAAGCCCCGTCGAACTCTCCCTGTAG
- a CDS encoding CPBP family intramembrane glutamic endopeptidase — MAYWVAFAAFVLLVTAGLVALTRASAGVVGEGTDDLAAGELLLQTTLSQAVVGALLVAALWVARIPLDALGVAVSAELVAIGVVVGLVLALGNEAAMRVLDSAGLGYDEALRETLTPEETRGWLILCCVALPVVAGFEELLFRGILVGALSAGFGVSPWVLAAASSVVFGAAHTAQGATGVVVTTLLGFALAAAYVLTGSLLVVFVAHYVVNAAEFAAHAR; from the coding sequence ATGGCGTACTGGGTCGCGTTCGCGGCGTTCGTACTGCTTGTGACGGCCGGTCTCGTCGCGCTCACGCGAGCGTCTGCGGGCGTCGTCGGCGAGGGGACCGACGACCTCGCGGCGGGCGAGTTGCTGCTGCAGACGACGCTCTCGCAGGCTGTCGTCGGCGCGTTGCTGGTCGCGGCGCTGTGGGTGGCGCGGATTCCCCTCGACGCGCTGGGCGTCGCCGTCTCCGCCGAACTCGTCGCAATCGGCGTGGTCGTGGGGCTCGTGCTCGCGCTCGGGAACGAGGCCGCGATGCGCGTGCTCGACTCGGCGGGACTGGGCTACGACGAGGCGCTCCGGGAGACGCTGACGCCCGAGGAGACCCGCGGCTGGCTGATTCTGTGCTGTGTCGCGCTACCCGTCGTCGCGGGCTTCGAGGAGCTGTTGTTCCGCGGGATTCTCGTCGGCGCGCTCTCCGCTGGCTTCGGCGTGTCGCCGTGGGTGCTGGCGGCCGCGTCGAGCGTCGTGTTCGGGGCGGCGCACACCGCGCAGGGCGCGACCGGCGTCGTCGTCACGACGCTACTGGGGTTCGCGCTCGCTGCGGCGTACGTCCTCACGGGGAGCCTGCTGGTGGTGTTCGTCGCGCACTACGTCGTGAACGCCGCGGAGTTCGCGGCACACGCCCGGTAG
- a CDS encoding 2-amino-3,7-dideoxy-D-threo-hept-6-ulosonate synthase: MTPGKTARLDRIGRDGRFVTIPMDHGITLGAVDGLVDIESTIDDVTSSGADAVLTQKGIAPRVHENNNDAGYIVHLNASTSIGPDSNDKRMTGTVEEAVRAGADAVSFHINVGSDHEPDQITQLAEVVDDAHDLGMPVLAMAYARGPGVDEHDAESLGHAVRLAEELGADLVKTAYSGSRESFERVVESTSKPVIIAGGSPDGDRETLQDVRDAIDAGAAGVSTGRTVFQHDDPGAMTAAIAAVVHEDATPDEALREAGLPIEA; encoded by the coding sequence ATGACACCAGGGAAGACAGCGCGACTCGACCGCATCGGCCGGGATGGCCGATTCGTCACCATCCCGATGGACCACGGAATCACACTCGGCGCGGTAGACGGCCTCGTCGACATCGAATCCACCATCGACGACGTCACGAGCAGCGGCGCCGACGCCGTCCTCACCCAGAAGGGCATCGCGCCCCGCGTCCACGAGAACAACAACGACGCCGGCTACATCGTCCACCTCAACGCATCCACGTCTATCGGCCCCGACTCCAACGACAAGCGCATGACCGGCACCGTCGAGGAAGCGGTGCGGGCGGGCGCCGACGCCGTCTCCTTCCACATCAACGTCGGTAGCGACCACGAACCCGACCAGATTACGCAGCTCGCGGAAGTCGTCGACGACGCCCACGACCTCGGGATGCCCGTGCTCGCGATGGCGTACGCCCGCGGCCCGGGCGTCGACGAGCACGACGCCGAGAGCCTCGGGCACGCCGTCCGGCTCGCGGAGGAACTCGGCGCGGACCTCGTGAAGACCGCCTACTCGGGGAGCCGCGAGAGCTTCGAGCGCGTCGTCGAGTCCACGAGCAAACCGGTCATCATCGCCGGCGGCAGCCCCGACGGCGACCGCGAGACCCTCCAGGACGTCCGCGACGCGATAGACGCCGGCGCCGCCGGCGTCTCCACTGGTCGCACTGTCTTCCAGCACGACGACCCCGGCGCGATGACCGCCGCCATCGCCGCCGTGGTCCACGAGGACGCCACGCCCGACGAGGCGCTCCGCGAGGCCGGCCTCCCCATCGAAGCCTGA
- the lonB gene encoding ATP-dependent protease LonB, with protein MSNESTDDEPHHDDPDADAPEEGEESAPEPAEPLDELDDLGSEVGVEGDVSINEDDAEDDLLGGLEIPDTSAIEVPDRLVDQVIGQSEARDIIMRAAKQHRHVMMIGSPGTGKSMLAKAMSHLLPKENLQDVLVYNNPDDSNEPKVRTVPAGKGEQIVEAHQEEARKRNQMRSFLMWIIILLVVGYALFMAHNVLLGVLAAGVIYLAFRYTDRGGDAMVPKLLINNADSQTAPFEDATGAHAGALLGDVRHDPFQSGGMGTPSHERVEAGAIQKSHKGVLFVDEINTLDVRSQQKLMTAIQEGEFSITGQSERSSGAMVQTEPVPCDFIMVAAGNMDAMENMHPALRSRIRGYGYEVYMDDTIEDTPEMRRKYARFVAQEVEKDGQLPHFDDDAVRELILEAKRRAGRKDHLTLELRDLGGLVRVAGDIARSKGNELTTRDDVLQAKKRSRSIEQQFVDNYIERRKDYELGTSEQEAVGRVNGLAVMGGDSGIMLPVMAEITPAQSQEEGRIYATGQLKEMAEEAVENVSAIIKKFSDENMSEKDVHIQFVQTGEGGVDGDSASITVATAVISALEDIPVAQDLAMTGSLSVRGDVLPVGGVTHKIEAAAKAGCKRVIIPKANEQDVMIEDEYREQIEIIPVSHISEVLDVALVGEPEKDSLVARLKSITGKALEGQTESGTTGGSPSPQ; from the coding sequence ATGAGCAACGAATCGACTGACGACGAGCCCCACCACGACGACCCGGACGCCGACGCCCCCGAGGAGGGCGAGGAGTCGGCGCCCGAGCCTGCCGAGCCCCTCGACGAGCTTGACGACCTCGGCAGCGAGGTCGGCGTGGAAGGCGACGTCTCGATCAACGAGGACGACGCCGAGGACGACCTGCTTGGCGGCCTCGAAATCCCGGACACCTCCGCCATCGAGGTGCCCGACCGGCTGGTCGACCAGGTCATCGGTCAGTCCGAGGCCCGCGACATCATCATGCGGGCGGCCAAACAGCACCGCCACGTGATGATGATCGGCTCCCCGGGGACGGGGAAGTCGATGCTCGCGAAGGCGATGAGCCACCTCCTCCCGAAGGAGAACCTCCAGGACGTTCTCGTCTACAACAACCCGGACGACTCCAACGAGCCGAAAGTCCGGACCGTCCCCGCCGGGAAGGGCGAACAGATCGTCGAAGCCCACCAGGAGGAAGCCCGCAAGCGCAACCAGATGCGGTCGTTCCTCATGTGGATCATCATCCTGCTCGTCGTGGGCTATGCGCTGTTCATGGCCCACAACGTCCTGCTGGGCGTGCTCGCGGCCGGCGTCATCTATCTGGCGTTCCGCTACACCGACCGCGGCGGCGACGCGATGGTGCCGAAGCTCCTCATCAACAACGCCGACAGCCAGACCGCGCCCTTCGAGGACGCCACCGGCGCCCACGCCGGCGCGCTGCTCGGCGACGTCCGCCACGACCCGTTCCAGTCCGGCGGCATGGGGACGCCGAGCCACGAGCGCGTCGAGGCCGGCGCCATCCAGAAGTCCCACAAGGGCGTGCTGTTCGTCGACGAGATCAACACGCTCGACGTCCGCAGCCAGCAGAAGCTCATGACGGCGATTCAGGAGGGCGAGTTCTCCATCACCGGTCAGTCCGAACGCAGTTCGGGCGCGATGGTGCAGACTGAGCCCGTGCCGTGTGACTTCATCATGGTCGCGGCCGGGAACATGGACGCGATGGAGAACATGCACCCCGCGCTGCGCTCCCGGATTCGGGGGTACGGCTACGAGGTGTACATGGACGACACCATCGAGGACACCCCGGAGATGCGCCGGAAGTACGCGCGCTTCGTCGCCCAGGAGGTCGAGAAGGACGGCCAGCTCCCGCACTTCGACGACGACGCGGTCCGGGAGCTCATCCTCGAGGCGAAGCGCCGCGCCGGCCGCAAGGACCACCTCACGCTCGAACTGCGTGACCTCGGTGGGCTCGTGCGGGTCGCCGGCGACATCGCGCGGTCGAAGGGCAACGAGCTCACGACCCGCGACGACGTCCTGCAGGCGAAGAAGCGCTCGCGGTCCATCGAACAGCAGTTCGTGGACAACTACATCGAGCGCCGCAAGGACTACGAGCTGGGCACCTCCGAGCAGGAGGCCGTCGGCCGCGTGAACGGCCTCGCGGTCATGGGCGGCGACTCCGGCATCATGCTGCCCGTGATGGCCGAGATTACGCCCGCCCAGAGCCAGGAGGAGGGCCGCATCTACGCGACCGGCCAGCTCAAGGAGATGGCCGAGGAGGCCGTCGAGAACGTCTCCGCCATCATCAAGAAGTTCAGCGACGAGAACATGTCCGAGAAGGACGTGCACATCCAGTTCGTCCAGACCGGCGAGGGCGGCGTCGACGGCGACTCCGCCTCCATCACGGTCGCGACGGCGGTCATCAGCGCGCTCGAAGACATCCCCGTCGCGCAGGACCTCGCGATGACCGGGAGCCTCTCGGTCCGCGGGGACGTGCTGCCGGTCGGCGGCGTCACGCACAAGATCGAGGCCGCCGCGAAGGCCGGCTGCAAGCGCGTCATCATTCCGAAGGCCAACGAGCAGGACGTGATGATCGAGGACGAGTACCGGGAGCAGATCGAGATCATCCCGGTCTCGCACATCAGCGAAGTCCTCGACGTCGCGCTCGTCGGCGAACCCGAGAAGGACTCGCTGGTCGCCCGCCTCAAGTCCATCACCGGCAAGGCCCTCGAAGGCCAGACGGAGTCCGGTACGACCGGCGGCTCGCCCAGTCCGCAATAG
- the trpB gene encoding tryptophan synthase subunit beta — MSGNQESTTGAQSGTRAGKFGDYGGQYVPEVLMPAVEELADAYQRYVLENEDGFVDDFRQRIREFGGRPTPLSHAENLSERYGFDVYLKREDLLHGGAHKLNNALGQVLLAKYMGKERIVAETGAGQHGTATAMACAYLDMPCEIYMGRTDVNRQRPNVFRMRIHDAEVNPVDVGSGTLKEAINETMRDWATNVEDTHYVIGSVVGPHPFPAMVRDFQSVISEEMREQSREKLGGLPEAVIACAGGGSNTMGAFSAFVGSAELPGAPEGTHEPAPDVDLLAVEAGGSSLGVDKAEGYAPNSASLSTGTEGVLHGARTKLLQTEEGQIVESHSVSAGLDYAGVGPELAHLVDEGRIEPVNVDDDAALEAFHRLSREEGIIPALESSHAVAYLEEYEGDGPVVVNVSGRGDKDLDTVIEESTARDVAGAPTMEVFEE; from the coding sequence ATGAGTGGAAATCAGGAGTCGACGACGGGCGCACAGTCGGGGACGCGGGCCGGGAAGTTCGGCGACTACGGCGGCCAGTACGTCCCCGAAGTGTTGATGCCGGCGGTTGAGGAGCTGGCGGACGCCTACCAGCGCTACGTCCTCGAGAACGAGGACGGCTTCGTGGACGACTTCCGCCAGCGCATCCGGGAGTTCGGCGGGCGACCCACCCCCCTCTCGCACGCCGAGAACCTCTCGGAGCGCTACGGCTTCGACGTCTACCTCAAGCGCGAGGACCTGCTGCACGGCGGCGCGCACAAGCTCAACAACGCGCTCGGGCAGGTGTTGCTCGCGAAGTACATGGGCAAGGAGCGCATCGTCGCCGAGACCGGCGCCGGCCAGCACGGCACCGCGACCGCGATGGCCTGTGCGTACCTCGACATGCCCTGCGAGATTTACATGGGCCGCACGGACGTCAACCGCCAGCGGCCGAACGTCTTCCGGATGCGCATCCACGATGCCGAGGTCAACCCCGTTGACGTCGGGTCGGGCACGCTCAAGGAGGCAATCAACGAGACGATGCGGGACTGGGCGACGAACGTCGAGGACACCCACTACGTCATCGGCTCCGTGGTGGGGCCCCACCCGTTCCCGGCGATGGTCCGGGATTTCCAGTCGGTCATCAGCGAGGAGATGCGCGAGCAGTCCCGCGAGAAACTCGGCGGCCTCCCGGAGGCGGTCATCGCGTGCGCGGGCGGCGGGTCGAACACGATGGGCGCGTTCTCCGCGTTCGTCGGCAGCGCAGAACTCCCGGGTGCGCCCGAGGGGACGCACGAGCCCGCGCCGGACGTGGACCTGCTCGCCGTCGAGGCCGGCGGCTCCAGCCTCGGCGTGGACAAGGCGGAGGGGTACGCGCCGAACTCCGCGAGCCTCTCGACGGGGACGGAGGGCGTCCTCCACGGCGCGCGCACGAAGCTCCTCCAGACGGAGGAGGGCCAAATCGTCGAGTCCCACTCCGTGAGCGCGGGGCTGGACTACGCGGGCGTCGGCCCGGAGCTGGCGCACCTCGTGGACGAGGGCCGCATCGAGCCCGTGAACGTCGACGACGACGCCGCGCTCGAAGCGTTCCACCGGCTCTCCCGCGAGGAGGGCATCATCCCCGCGCTCGAATCGAGTCACGCCGTCGCCTACTTAGAGGAGTACGAAGGTGACGGCCCCGTGGTGGTGAACGTCTCCGGGCGCGGCGACAAGGACCTCGACACGGTCATCGAGGAGTCCACCGCGCGCGACGTCGCCGGCGCGCCCACGATGGAGGTGTTCGAGGAGTGA
- the trpC gene encoding indole-3-glycerol phosphate synthase, which translates to MDESDGLAPAVQSILDAAREREPAGGRVSVSPRLLPDALAAAEADGRAPTIAEVKPTSPTTEGEREDDPVALAEQMVAGGAAALSVLTEPEHFGGSPANLREIRDAVDVPVLRKDFLLREAQLDAVEADVVLLIARFLGDDLEPMLDAARERGFQALVEVHDRTELDRAVEAGADVIGVNNRDLAKLEVDLSTFEDVAPHVPEDVTLIAESGVSTPADVRRMRAAGADGLLVGSAIMDGDVTENTRTLVNA; encoded by the coding sequence ATGGACGAAAGTGACGGGCTCGCGCCGGCGGTGCAGTCCATCCTCGACGCGGCCCGCGAGCGAGAACCGGCCGGCGGCCGGGTGTCGGTGTCCCCGCGGTTGCTGCCGGACGCGCTCGCGGCCGCCGAGGCGGACGGCCGCGCGCCCACGATTGCGGAAGTGAAACCGACCAGCCCCACCACGGAGGGCGAGCGCGAGGACGACCCGGTCGCGCTCGCCGAGCAGATGGTCGCGGGCGGCGCGGCCGCGCTCTCCGTGCTCACCGAGCCCGAGCACTTCGGCGGCAGCCCCGCGAACCTCCGCGAGATTCGGGACGCCGTGGACGTGCCCGTGCTCCGGAAGGACTTCCTGCTGCGGGAAGCCCAGTTGGACGCCGTGGAGGCCGACGTGGTCCTGCTCATCGCGCGCTTCCTCGGCGACGACCTCGAACCGATGCTCGACGCCGCACGCGAGCGCGGCTTTCAGGCGCTCGTGGAGGTTCACGACCGCACGGAACTCGACCGCGCGGTCGAAGCGGGCGCGGACGTCATCGGCGTGAACAACCGCGACCTCGCCAAACTGGAGGTGGACCTCTCGACGTTCGAGGACGTGGCGCCCCACGTCCCCGAGGACGTGACGCTGATTGCGGAGAGCGGCGTGAGCACGCCTGCGGACGTCCGGCGGATGCGAGCGGCGGGCGCGGACGGCCTGCTCGTCGGAAGCGCCATCATGGACGGCGACGTAACCGAGAACACACGCACACTGGTGAACGCATGA
- a CDS encoding zinc ribbon domain-containing protein produces the protein MVNRRGVIAAVLGFVYPGLGHVYLRRWVRAISWFLLALVTAALVVPESAYQAFQTDGLAGLMEASENLGPEVTLSLLVIRVLNVVDAYLVAVRDTASAVAERVPTPGNVGAATGADADGEPAECPECGKELDSDLDFCPWCTTRFDAPDDADSA, from the coding sequence GTGGTCAATCGACGCGGCGTCATCGCGGCGGTGCTCGGCTTCGTCTACCCCGGCCTCGGACACGTCTACCTGCGGCGCTGGGTGCGCGCCATCTCGTGGTTCCTGCTCGCGCTCGTGACGGCGGCGCTGGTCGTGCCCGAGTCGGCGTACCAGGCGTTCCAGACCGACGGCCTCGCGGGCCTGATGGAAGCCAGCGAGAACCTCGGACCAGAAGTGACGCTCAGCCTGCTGGTGATTCGCGTGCTGAACGTCGTCGACGCGTACCTCGTCGCGGTGCGAGACACGGCGAGCGCCGTCGCCGAGCGCGTGCCGACGCCCGGCAACGTCGGCGCAGCCACCGGCGCGGACGCTGACGGCGAACCGGCCGAGTGTCCGGAGTGCGGCAAAGAACTCGACAGCGACCTCGACTTCTGTCCGTGGTGTACGACGCGGTTCGACGCCCCCGACGACGCCGACTCCGCGTGA
- a CDS encoding MGMT family protein, with translation MAAAGIYARESSYLDRAVQLGVAGDRVISVSFPESAPADADTEHPLLDRVDAYFDGAEDDFDDVEVGLTVPTKQREVLEAVRNIPYGERVTVKRVLSMVPDTDPEDSDARETAREALASNPVPLFVPDHRVRDGPSGAPPEVADRLRALES, from the coding sequence ATGGCTGCGGCCGGCATCTACGCGCGCGAGTCGTCGTATCTCGACAGAGCCGTCCAGCTCGGCGTCGCGGGCGACCGCGTCATCAGCGTCTCCTTCCCCGAGAGCGCGCCCGCTGACGCCGACACAGAGCACCCGCTGCTCGACCGCGTGGACGCGTACTTCGACGGCGCTGAGGACGACTTCGACGACGTCGAGGTCGGTCTGACGGTGCCAACCAAGCAGCGCGAGGTCCTCGAAGCCGTCCGCAACATTCCGTACGGCGAGCGCGTCACGGTCAAGCGCGTCCTCTCGATGGTGCCCGACACGGACCCCGAGGACAGCGACGCCCGCGAGACCGCCCGCGAAGCGCTCGCGAGCAACCCCGTCCCGCTGTTCGTCCCCGACCACCGCGTCCGCGACGGCCCCAGCGGCGCACCCCCGGAAGTCGCGGACCGCCTGCGCGCGCTGGAGTCCTGA